From the genome of Cognaticolwellia beringensis, one region includes:
- a CDS encoding DUF6265 family protein → MLKLLSLVSLCLVFQSAVQAKACDTLESLTWLIGNWNSENSKLKINESWKRISGKTFEGSGYTYSIEKNKIVGSETLRLVEMSGEVFYIAKVASNDLPVAFKLTKCTAETAIFENSRHDFPKKLNYQLNKDKNITVFVSGEEGDGFSIEFIGGNDS, encoded by the coding sequence ATGTTGAAATTATTAAGTTTGGTTTCACTGTGTTTAGTCTTTCAATCAGCGGTGCAAGCGAAGGCTTGTGATACGCTCGAATCATTAACGTGGCTTATTGGTAATTGGAATTCTGAAAACAGCAAACTGAAAATCAATGAATCATGGAAACGGATCAGTGGCAAAACCTTTGAAGGCTCTGGTTACACGTATTCTATCGAAAAGAATAAAATTGTCGGTTCTGAAACCTTACGGTTAGTCGAAATGTCTGGAGAGGTGTTTTATATTGCAAAAGTTGCCAGTAATGACTTACCTGTTGCTTTCAAATTAACAAAGTGCACAGCTGAAACTGCTATATTCGAAAACTCACGACATGACTTCCCTAAGAAGCTCAATTATCAATTGAATAAAGATAAAAATATTACTGTTTTTGTTTCAGGAGAGGAAGGTGACGGTTTTTCAATTGAATTTATTGGTGGGAATGATAGCTAA